A region from the Halosolutus gelatinilyticus genome encodes:
- a CDS encoding DUF502 domain-containing protein has protein sequence MSRSTSALKRWLGNGVAITIPLAVTLLLLSVVVNFVLSALSPVVLAAIYLWPNEPSTVVVQATTLLSLLGLVLLVGFVADHTSGTRVSRTVHETAESIPGVSTIYASVRQASDVLVDDDTDQFKDVKLVEFPHENAHMLGFLTSETPPVIEDCVGERDMRTIMIPLGPNPTTNGFVVHVSDEHVRDVDMSIEAAARSIATLGVVTETNGDSAATEGTDGSDRSTVVDRPSVDAD, from the coding sequence ATGTCCCGTTCGACGTCGGCGCTCAAACGGTGGCTCGGAAACGGAGTCGCGATTACGATACCGCTCGCGGTGACGCTGCTCCTCCTCAGCGTCGTGGTGAACTTCGTTCTCAGCGCCCTCTCGCCGGTGGTGCTCGCCGCGATCTACCTGTGGCCGAACGAACCATCCACTGTCGTCGTCCAGGCGACGACGCTGCTCTCGCTGCTCGGATTGGTCCTGCTGGTCGGGTTCGTCGCCGATCACACCTCCGGAACGCGCGTCTCGCGAACGGTCCACGAGACGGCGGAGTCGATTCCCGGCGTGAGCACCATCTATGCGAGCGTCCGCCAGGCCAGCGACGTCCTCGTCGACGACGACACCGACCAGTTTAAGGACGTCAAACTGGTCGAGTTCCCCCACGAGAACGCGCACATGCTCGGCTTTCTCACCTCGGAGACGCCGCCGGTGATCGAGGACTGCGTGGGGGAGCGCGACATGCGGACGATCATGATCCCGCTGGGACCGAATCCGACGACGAACGGCTTCGTCGTCCACGTCTCGGACGAACACGTCCGCGACGTCGACATGTCGATCGAGGCCGCGGCCAGATCGATCGCCACGCTCGGCGTCGTCACCGAGACCAACGGGGACTCCGCCGCGACGGAGGGCACCGACGGATCCGATCGATCGACGGTCGTCGATCGGCCGTCCGTCGACGCCGATTGA
- a CDS encoding acetolactate synthase large subunit, translating into MPNASDLLVTCLEAEGVEYVFGVPGEEIEELLFSLRDSTIEFVPTRHEQGAAFMADVWGRLTGEAGVCCATLGPGATNLITGVADAHLDKSPVVAITGQGDRDRLHKESHQALDIVDVFEPIVEWNAQIAEPEIVPESIRKAFKLAEYEKPGATHLEFPEDVAVEPIDAGPIPIRDPVRRPDPDDASVDRAARLIESAEYPIILAGNGAVRTRAADTIRSLVDRLGIPVVATYMGKGAISDREPASLMTLDSGPNDEAARAIDRADCVVAVGYDIAEHDPAGWNPDLKKTIVHVDHEPAEVYRHYNPDVEIVADVGAAVAAIDDELSAEACSLWCPELHDSLLETVTAPPDADDPVTVENALPLLREAMADQDVLLSDVGSHKMAIARSFPVYEPNTCVISNGLASMGIAVPGAIAADLAVDANVVAATGDGGFLMNAAELETASRLDCGFTVIVFNDEDYGLISEKQLQHRDEYFGTRLTNPDFVTFAESFGIEARRPETWTEIDRAFSAAIPSDDLTLIELPLD; encoded by the coding sequence ATGCCGAACGCATCCGACCTGCTCGTCACCTGCCTCGAAGCCGAAGGCGTCGAGTACGTCTTCGGCGTGCCCGGGGAAGAGATCGAGGAGTTGCTGTTCTCGCTTCGGGACTCGACGATCGAATTCGTGCCGACCCGCCACGAACAGGGCGCGGCGTTCATGGCCGACGTCTGGGGTCGGCTAACCGGCGAGGCGGGCGTCTGTTGTGCGACGCTCGGGCCCGGCGCGACGAACCTCATCACCGGCGTCGCGGACGCCCACCTCGACAAGAGCCCGGTCGTCGCGATCACGGGCCAGGGCGATCGGGATCGACTGCACAAGGAGAGCCACCAAGCGCTCGATATCGTCGACGTCTTCGAGCCGATCGTCGAGTGGAACGCCCAGATCGCCGAACCCGAGATCGTCCCCGAATCGATCCGCAAGGCGTTCAAACTCGCCGAGTACGAGAAACCCGGCGCAACCCACCTCGAATTCCCCGAGGACGTCGCGGTGGAACCGATCGACGCCGGCCCGATCCCGATTCGCGACCCCGTCCGGCGGCCGGATCCGGACGACGCCTCGGTCGACCGGGCCGCGCGACTGATCGAGTCCGCCGAGTACCCCATCATCCTCGCGGGCAACGGGGCCGTTCGCACGCGCGCCGCCGACACCATCCGCAGCCTCGTCGATCGTCTCGGTATCCCCGTCGTCGCGACGTACATGGGGAAGGGCGCCATCTCCGATCGGGAACCGGCCTCGCTGATGACCCTCGATTCCGGGCCGAACGACGAGGCCGCGCGGGCGATCGATCGCGCCGACTGCGTCGTCGCGGTCGGCTACGACATCGCCGAACACGATCCGGCGGGCTGGAACCCCGACCTCAAGAAGACGATCGTCCACGTCGACCACGAACCCGCGGAGGTGTACCGCCACTACAATCCCGACGTGGAGATCGTCGCGGACGTCGGTGCGGCGGTCGCGGCGATCGACGACGAACTCTCGGCGGAGGCGTGTTCGCTCTGGTGTCCCGAACTGCACGACAGCCTCCTCGAGACGGTGACGGCACCTCCGGACGCGGACGACCCGGTCACCGTCGAGAACGCCCTCCCGTTGCTGCGCGAAGCCATGGCCGACCAGGACGTGTTGCTCTCGGACGTCGGCAGCCACAAGATGGCGATCGCGCGATCGTTCCCGGTGTACGAGCCCAACACCTGCGTCATCTCGAACGGACTGGCGAGCATGGGTATCGCGGTTCCGGGCGCGATCGCGGCCGACCTCGCGGTCGACGCGAACGTCGTCGCCGCGACCGGCGACGGCGGTTTCCTGATGAACGCCGCGGAACTGGAGACGGCGTCGCGACTCGACTGTGGCTTCACGGTGATCGTCTTCAACGACGAGGACTACGGCCTCATCTCCGAGAAACAGCTCCAGCACCGCGACGAGTACTTCGGGACGCGACTCACGAACCCCGACTTCGTGACCTTCGCCGAGAGCTTCGGGATCGAAGCCCGCCGTCCGGAAACCTGGACCGAGATCGATCGCGCGTTCTCGGCGGCGATTCCCTCCGACGACCTGACGCTGATCGAACTGCCGCTGGACTGA
- a CDS encoding glutaredoxin family protein, producing MDFPPNQGLDQEEVDERVAAAIEENEVVLFMKGTELMPQCGYSRRALGLIDQYRDDYETVDVLESLDEYRAALDERSGWETIPQTFVDGEFVGGSDVLAELEERGELAETLGKK from the coding sequence ATGGACTTCCCACCGAACCAGGGGCTCGATCAGGAAGAGGTCGACGAACGCGTCGCAGCGGCGATCGAAGAGAACGAGGTCGTCCTCTTCATGAAGGGAACGGAACTCATGCCGCAGTGTGGATACTCTCGACGGGCGCTCGGCCTGATCGATCAGTACCGGGACGACTACGAGACGGTCGACGTCCTCGAATCGCTCGACGAGTACCGCGCGGCGCTCGACGAGCGCAGCGGCTGGGAGACCATCCCCCAGACGTTCGTCGACGGGGAGTTCGTCGGCGGCTCGGACGTCCTCGCGGAACTCGAGGAGCGGGGTGAACTCGCCGAAACGCTCGGGAAGAAGTAA
- a CDS encoding DUF7110 family protein, whose translation MSTEESRHVYRLHSTLELPLEDLREHVAEAEFPDGVTDVEITRRNNTLILKAVAEDESVSKYTPTAQLKASVTENRVYEEDPDERRNSFRWDEDEEEEIESELVEFAAFKGDRETVLQNSLLQYEMFLVLCDIAKAAEKGTLTAISERGGELEATRIVEGDVRPANIEVVEGPRDTGSGQGGVNWRDNKFISD comes from the coding sequence ATGTCAACAGAGGAATCCAGACACGTATATCGGCTGCACTCCACCCTCGAACTACCGCTCGAAGACCTCCGCGAGCACGTCGCGGAGGCCGAGTTTCCGGACGGGGTAACGGACGTCGAGATCACGCGCCGAAACAACACGCTCATTCTCAAAGCCGTCGCGGAGGACGAATCCGTCAGCAAGTACACGCCGACGGCCCAGCTCAAGGCGAGCGTCACCGAAAACCGCGTCTACGAGGAGGACCCGGACGAACGACGCAACTCCTTCCGCTGGGACGAGGACGAGGAAGAGGAGATCGAGTCCGAACTCGTCGAGTTCGCCGCGTTCAAGGGCGATCGCGAGACCGTATTGCAGAACTCGCTGCTGCAGTACGAGATGTTCCTCGTTCTCTGTGACATCGCGAAGGCAGCCGAGAAGGGGACGCTAACCGCGATTTCGGAACGCGGCGGGGAGCTGGAGGCGACGCGGATCGTCGAAGGCGACGTTCGGCCGGCCAACATCGAAGTCGTGGAGGGGCCGCGAGACACCGGCTCCGGACAGGGCGGCGTCAACTGGCGGGACAACAAGTTCATCAGCGACTGA
- a CDS encoding zinc ribbon domain-containing protein, translating to MNDPGTYSIVGRLAVAGFVMIAPTLLFLGLVRGLEHLRNDAFIDEWLRKEGRDPAALENDDVLAVLADGVGLDPDGSTDSDCLLCGAPNRSDGIYCQDCLGQFSS from the coding sequence ATGAACGATCCGGGAACGTATTCGATCGTCGGTCGGCTGGCGGTGGCCGGCTTCGTGATGATCGCACCGACGCTGCTCTTTTTGGGGCTGGTTCGTGGACTGGAACACCTGCGCAACGACGCGTTCATCGACGAGTGGCTCCGAAAGGAGGGGCGCGATCCGGCGGCGCTGGAAAACGACGACGTCCTCGCCGTCCTGGCCGACGGCGTCGGTCTCGACCCTGACGGATCGACGGACAGCGACTGCCTGCTCTGTGGCGCGCCGAACCGATCTGACGGGATCTACTGTCAGGATTGTCTCGGACAGTTCTCGTCGTAA
- a CDS encoding DNA-methyltransferase — protein METTHRAFVGDARELSAIADEAVELVVTSPPYPMIEMWDDLFAELDPAVGKALDAGDGAAAFAAMHDQLDRVWDELARVLVDGGIACVNVGDATRSVDGSFRVYPNHARILRAFESREFDPLPDVLWRKPANSAAKFMGSGMIPPNAYVTLEHEYVLVFRKGSESRSFEPRADRRYEAAYFWEERNRWFSDVWTDVRGELQALDGDAVDDDLRDRSAAFPLELPYRLICMYSAYGDTVLDPFWGTGTTSLAAMCAGRHSIGYELEPAFREVFDDRVNEAPALSRSIGRTRLERHREFVDRRRADGTKPGYEAEHYDTAVVTKMERGIRLREVTGVDRTDEGYRVEHAPLSTAPDAAASESADH, from the coding sequence ATGGAGACGACCCATCGCGCGTTCGTCGGCGATGCCCGCGAGCTGTCGGCGATCGCCGACGAGGCGGTCGAACTCGTCGTCACCTCGCCGCCGTACCCGATGATCGAGATGTGGGACGACCTGTTCGCGGAGCTCGATCCGGCCGTCGGCAAGGCGCTGGACGCCGGCGACGGCGCCGCGGCGTTCGCGGCGATGCACGACCAGCTCGATCGCGTCTGGGACGAACTGGCGCGGGTGCTCGTCGACGGCGGCATCGCGTGCGTCAACGTCGGCGACGCGACCCGATCGGTCGACGGAAGCTTTCGCGTCTACCCGAACCACGCGCGCATCCTCCGGGCGTTCGAGTCGCGAGAGTTCGATCCGCTGCCGGACGTGCTCTGGCGCAAGCCCGCGAACAGCGCGGCGAAGTTCATGGGCAGCGGGATGATCCCGCCGAACGCCTACGTCACCCTCGAACACGAGTACGTGCTGGTCTTCCGGAAGGGATCGGAGAGCCGCTCGTTCGAGCCCCGGGCCGATCGCCGGTACGAGGCGGCCTACTTCTGGGAGGAACGAAATCGCTGGTTCTCCGACGTCTGGACCGACGTGCGGGGCGAACTGCAGGCGCTCGACGGCGACGCCGTCGACGACGACCTCCGGGACCGGTCGGCGGCGTTCCCGCTCGAACTCCCCTACCGGCTGATCTGCATGTACTCGGCCTACGGAGACACCGTCCTCGATCCGTTCTGGGGGACCGGCACGACCTCGCTGGCCGCGATGTGTGCCGGCCGGCACTCGATCGGGTACGAACTCGAACCGGCGTTTCGAGAGGTCTTCGACGATCGGGTCAACGAGGCACCCGCGCTGTCGCGATCGATCGGCCGAACGCGCCTCGAGCGCCACCGGGAGTTCGTCGACCGGCGCCGCGCCGACGGAACGAAGCCAGGTTACGAGGCCGAGCACTACGACACGGCCGTCGTCACGAAGATGGAACGCGGGATTCGGCTCCGCGAGGTGACCGGCGTCGATCGAACCGACGAGGGTTACCGGGTCGAACACGCGCCCCTTTCGACCGCGCCCGACGCGGCCGCGTCGGAGTCGGCCGACCACTAG
- a CDS encoding gamma-glutamyltransferase family protein, with translation MQSEPDLDRFDSRRSTVYANRGMVATSQPLAAQAGVSILRDGGNAFDAAVATAAALNVVEPTSTGLGGDVFALYRTADGDVGAMRSCGPAPAEATIEAVSTALENDAEFDRYYPSSRGYAVDGTESGDDLEMPFLGPHAVTVPGTARGWEATVRELGRKTLGEVLEPAIRYAIDGFPVSPVIAHHWRAADTLFTDEHAREAYLFDGRCPDPGQTVALPQLGDSLRTIAEDGADVVYEGDIADAIVDEVRSAGGFMSRDDLADFEPEFVDPISTTYNGAEVYELPPNNQGLIALEALNIAEEIGAGDRAYDSPDRVHAFAEATKLAFVDGHRYVTDPAFEGIPPLASKSYARERARAIGDEPIRDPAIGVPNANAEDADTVLLTVGDEDGNLVSYINSRFAGFGSGLVAGETGIALQNRGASFSLDPDHPNRLEPGKRPFHTLVPAVAKLADDDWLAFGVMGGYMQPQGHVQVLSNLVDYGMDPQAALDAPRWRYREDGTLGVEKRLPNAAKLARRGHDVRVLPPVTFGGAQLVRRRGGTLAGATEPRKDGLPIGY, from the coding sequence GTGCAATCCGAACCGGATCTCGACCGATTCGACTCGCGCCGGTCGACGGTCTACGCGAACCGCGGGATGGTCGCGACGAGCCAGCCGCTCGCCGCGCAGGCGGGCGTCTCGATCCTCCGGGACGGCGGGAACGCCTTCGACGCCGCGGTGGCGACGGCGGCGGCGCTCAACGTCGTCGAACCGACCTCGACGGGCCTCGGCGGGGACGTCTTCGCCCTCTACCGGACGGCGGACGGCGACGTCGGGGCGATGCGTTCCTGCGGCCCCGCGCCCGCCGAGGCGACGATCGAGGCCGTCAGCACCGCCCTCGAGAACGACGCCGAGTTCGATCGGTACTACCCGTCTTCGCGCGGGTACGCCGTCGACGGAACGGAGTCCGGGGACGACCTGGAGATGCCCTTCCTGGGGCCGCACGCGGTCACGGTTCCGGGGACGGCCCGCGGCTGGGAGGCGACGGTCCGCGAGCTCGGTCGCAAGACGCTCGGCGAGGTGCTCGAACCCGCGATCCGGTACGCGATCGACGGGTTCCCCGTCTCGCCGGTGATCGCCCACCACTGGCGAGCCGCTGATACCCTCTTCACCGACGAGCACGCCCGCGAAGCGTACCTCTTCGACGGCCGGTGTCCGGACCCGGGCCAGACGGTCGCGTTACCCCAACTGGGCGACTCGCTGCGAACGATCGCCGAAGACGGCGCCGACGTCGTCTACGAGGGCGACATCGCGGACGCGATCGTCGATGAGGTCCGATCCGCCGGCGGGTTCATGAGCCGCGACGACCTCGCCGACTTCGAACCCGAGTTCGTCGATCCGATCAGCACCACGTACAACGGCGCCGAGGTGTACGAACTGCCGCCGAACAACCAGGGGCTGATCGCGCTGGAAGCGCTGAACATCGCCGAGGAGATCGGCGCCGGGGACCGCGCGTACGACTCGCCCGATCGCGTCCACGCCTTCGCCGAGGCGACGAAACTCGCGTTCGTCGACGGACACCGCTACGTCACCGACCCCGCGTTCGAGGGCATTCCGCCGCTGGCGTCGAAGTCCTACGCGCGCGAGCGAGCGCGGGCGATCGGCGACGAGCCGATTCGAGATCCGGCGATCGGCGTGCCGAACGCGAACGCCGAGGATGCGGACACCGTCTTGCTTACCGTCGGCGACGAGGACGGCAATCTCGTCTCGTACATCAACTCCCGATTCGCCGGCTTCGGGAGCGGTCTCGTCGCCGGCGAGACGGGGATCGCGCTCCAGAACCGCGGCGCGTCGTTCTCGCTCGACCCGGACCACCCGAACCGTCTCGAACCGGGGAAACGACCGTTCCACACGCTGGTCCCGGCCGTCGCGAAGCTGGCGGACGACGACTGGCTGGCGTTCGGCGTCATGGGCGGCTACATGCAGCCCCAGGGCCACGTCCAGGTACTCTCGAATCTCGTCGACTACGGGATGGACCCGCAGGCGGCGCTCGACGCGCCGCGCTGGCGGTACCGGGAGGACGGAACGCTGGGCGTCGAGAAACGGCTTCCGAACGCGGCGAAACTGGCTCGCCGAGGCCACGACGTCCGCGTCCTCCCGCCGGTCACGTTCGGCGGCGCCCAGCTCGTCCGTCGGCGCGGCGGAACGCTCGCGGGCGCGACCGAACCCCGGAAGGACGGACTCCCGATCGGGTACTGA
- a CDS encoding PAS domain S-box protein, translated as MNRGVASAETLPIRVLVVGSSAWTRDVSTTLESDVTVHGPIAELDGEELASTDCVLTDDRTALSDLEDHPALFVVDGERDVDGILADGADDVFPVGSVDDPSLLAHRLRETIRYSSATVALERREEWYRALIERSSDLLAVLSESGRVTYVSPSVEREIGTDPADLLGSSVLENVHPDDRDAVVETFDAVRADEPGTSRTVEYRYRTEDAGWGVYEAALTNRLEDSIVGGVVVSVRDVTQFHRVEEELAKSFERVTDAFYALDTDWRFTYVNTRAEELLGYSREELLGNDIRELFPHGHRSELYDRFEHAIAEQESVSWERYSESLDIWMEISAYPSETGLSVYFRDISERVEREQELTEGTERLQALVENAPIVLYVLDSDGAFTLSEGRGLENIGVESAEIVGESAFDVFKRYPAVRRDVTAALDGESVHSQRRIRDRVFEAWHQPVARNGDVDRVIGVAVDVTERVQYQETLNALHEATSHLLTVESKQAACEYIVDVATDVLDIDSVVYRFDDQHNELLPAAYATGLEATIGRPPRLEPDAGPAWDAFVSGTPSVVDDLDPDERGFAEEADVRSGLYVPLGEHGVLVALSTERAGYDDDTAELADLFATTAEVALDRIGRARRLHDRERELKRQNIHLERLNHANQVRQDIEQLLLLADSRDEIEEGICDRLVELESCSLAWIGDPDPGGSQIRPRVQSGLDRGYLDSMTATTVDDTAAEPTGRSARSRSPTYVENVADSVRDGAWRAEALSRNFQSVYAVPLVYDGFLYGVLSIYGDDRDVFDETLRSTVAELGETIAYSIDAVKRKNALGDDDRTEVELELEAESTLCRLASRLDARLEFEGATSRADGSTIVFVAADSGLDADDVEDAAAVDGLADVSVIASGDEEILFQCRLTGPFLDSIVDAHGATLRGFSTDGSRARAIVDVPDAIEIRELLSEIGQQGFAASMVARREQSATARAPLDAHGRNALLETLTDRQREVVQTAYHGGFFAWPRNTTGEAIADSLGISPPAFHKHVRSVEQKLFRALFDNAVVEGGLNR; from the coding sequence ATGAACCGCGGTGTCGCGAGTGCGGAGACGCTCCCGATCCGGGTGCTCGTCGTCGGCTCGTCGGCGTGGACGCGCGACGTTTCGACCACGCTTGAGAGCGACGTCACGGTCCACGGACCGATCGCGGAACTCGACGGCGAGGAGCTCGCATCGACCGACTGCGTCCTCACGGACGATCGGACCGCGCTCTCGGATCTCGAGGATCATCCGGCACTCTTCGTCGTCGACGGCGAGCGCGACGTCGACGGGATCCTGGCGGACGGTGCCGACGACGTTTTCCCGGTCGGCTCGGTCGACGACCCGTCGCTGCTCGCCCACCGGCTTCGAGAGACGATCCGATACTCGTCCGCGACGGTCGCGCTCGAACGGCGGGAGGAGTGGTACCGAGCGCTCATCGAACGCTCGTCGGACCTGCTCGCAGTCCTCTCCGAGTCGGGGCGCGTGACATACGTCAGTCCGTCGGTCGAGCGCGAGATTGGGACCGATCCGGCGGACCTCCTCGGGAGTTCCGTTCTCGAGAACGTCCACCCCGACGATCGAGACGCCGTCGTCGAGACGTTCGACGCCGTTCGCGCGGACGAACCCGGTACCAGTCGAACCGTCGAGTATCGGTATCGAACCGAGGACGCCGGCTGGGGCGTCTACGAGGCGGCCCTGACCAACCGGCTCGAAGATTCGATCGTCGGCGGCGTGGTCGTCTCGGTGCGCGACGTGACGCAGTTCCACCGCGTCGAAGAGGAACTCGCCAAGTCGTTCGAACGCGTAACCGACGCCTTCTACGCGCTCGATACCGACTGGCGGTTCACGTACGTCAACACGCGAGCCGAGGAACTCCTGGGCTACTCGCGCGAGGAACTCCTGGGCAACGACATCCGAGAGCTGTTTCCCCACGGCCACCGATCGGAGCTGTACGATCGGTTCGAACACGCGATCGCGGAGCAGGAATCAGTTTCGTGGGAACGGTACTCCGAGTCGCTCGACATCTGGATGGAGATCAGCGCGTACCCGTCCGAAACCGGCCTCTCGGTCTACTTCCGCGACATCTCCGAGCGGGTCGAGCGCGAACAGGAACTGACCGAAGGAACGGAACGGCTCCAGGCGCTGGTCGAAAACGCCCCGATCGTCCTCTACGTTCTCGACAGCGACGGCGCGTTCACCCTCTCGGAGGGACGAGGACTCGAGAACATCGGCGTCGAATCCGCCGAGATCGTCGGCGAATCGGCGTTCGACGTCTTCAAGCGGTATCCGGCGGTCCGGCGCGACGTAACCGCCGCGCTCGACGGCGAGTCGGTCCACTCGCAGCGGCGGATCCGGGATCGCGTTTTCGAGGCGTGGCACCAGCCGGTCGCCCGGAACGGCGACGTCGACCGGGTGATCGGCGTCGCCGTCGACGTCACGGAACGAGTGCAGTATCAGGAGACGCTGAACGCCCTCCACGAAGCCACCAGCCACCTGCTGACCGTCGAGTCGAAACAGGCCGCCTGCGAGTACATCGTCGACGTCGCCACCGACGTGCTCGACATCGACAGCGTGGTGTACCGATTCGACGATCAGCACAACGAACTCCTGCCGGCGGCCTACGCGACGGGACTCGAGGCGACGATCGGTCGGCCGCCGCGGCTCGAACCCGACGCGGGGCCGGCGTGGGACGCGTTCGTTTCCGGAACGCCGTCCGTCGTCGACGACCTCGATCCAGATGAACGCGGGTTCGCGGAAGAAGCCGACGTTCGGAGCGGACTCTACGTCCCGCTCGGCGAACACGGTGTGCTCGTCGCGCTCTCGACCGAGCGCGCCGGCTACGACGACGACACCGCCGAACTGGCGGACCTGTTCGCGACGACGGCCGAAGTCGCGCTCGATCGGATCGGTCGAGCCAGACGGTTACACGATCGCGAACGGGAACTCAAGCGCCAGAACATCCACCTCGAACGGCTGAATCACGCCAACCAGGTTCGACAGGACATCGAACAACTCCTGTTGCTGGCCGACTCGCGGGACGAGATCGAGGAGGGCATCTGCGACCGGCTGGTCGAACTCGAATCCTGTTCGCTGGCCTGGATCGGCGACCCCGACCCGGGCGGCAGTCAGATCCGACCTCGGGTGCAGTCGGGACTCGATCGCGGCTACCTCGACTCGATGACGGCGACGACGGTCGACGACACGGCCGCCGAACCGACCGGCAGATCCGCCCGTTCCCGGTCGCCGACTTACGTCGAGAACGTCGCCGATTCGGTTCGCGACGGCGCCTGGCGGGCCGAAGCCCTCTCGCGAAATTTCCAGTCGGTGTACGCCGTGCCGCTCGTCTACGACGGGTTCCTCTACGGCGTCCTCTCGATCTACGGCGACGATCGGGACGTCTTCGACGAGACGCTTCGATCGACCGTCGCGGAACTCGGCGAAACGATCGCTTACTCGATCGACGCCGTCAAACGGAAGAACGCGCTCGGCGACGACGATCGGACCGAAGTCGAACTCGAACTCGAAGCCGAATCGACGCTCTGCCGACTGGCCTCGCGTCTCGACGCCCGACTCGAGTTCGAGGGGGCGACGTCGCGCGCCGACGGATCGACCATCGTGTTCGTCGCTGCCGACTCGGGGCTCGACGCGGACGACGTAGAGGATGCAGCCGCCGTCGATGGCCTGGCCGACGTCTCGGTCATCGCCAGCGGCGACGAGGAAATCCTGTTTCAGTGCCGGCTTACCGGCCCGTTTCTCGACTCGATCGTCGACGCCCACGGCGCGACGCTGCGGGGATTCTCGACCGACGGCTCAAGGGCGCGGGCGATCGTCGACGTGCCCGACGCGATCGAAATCCGCGAACTCCTGTCCGAGATCGGGCAACAGGGCTTCGCAGCGTCGATGGTCGCGCGACGCGAACAGTCCGCGACCGCGCGGGCGCCCCTCGACGCGCACGGACGAAACGCGTTACTCGAGACCCTGACCGACAGACAGCGGGAAGTCGTTCAGACGGCCTATCACGGCGGGTTCTTCGCCTGGCCGCGGAATACGACGGGCGAGGCGATCGCGGACTCCCTCGGGATTTCGCCGCCGGCGTTTCACAAACACGTCCGCTCCGTCGAGCAGAAACTCTTCAGGGCGTTGTTCGACAACGCGGTGGTTGAGGGGGGGTTAAACAGATAA
- a CDS encoding HalOD1 output domain-containing protein produces MTEITPQSPSASTDDHYAVQYDRLGDEPLSVAIADAVATFCGDDVIELEPLHYAINADALERLFEPRADGLRSGGTVTFEYHDCIVTVESTGEIRVSSA; encoded by the coding sequence ATGACTGAGATAACGCCACAATCGCCATCCGCTTCGACGGATGATCACTACGCTGTACAGTACGACCGACTTGGCGACGAACCGCTTAGCGTCGCCATTGCAGACGCCGTCGCGACCTTCTGCGGCGACGACGTCATCGAACTCGAGCCACTACACTATGCGATCAACGCCGACGCGCTCGAGCGGCTCTTCGAGCCGCGCGCGGACGGGCTCCGATCGGGGGGGACGGTAACCTTCGAGTACCACGATTGCATAGTGACGGTCGAATCGACCGGCGAAATTCGCGTCTCTTCCGCGTAA
- a CDS encoding SPW repeat domain-containing protein yields the protein MTERHSATEAPTLVVRTAGVTAVIGVFILFSSVVFTMSGLIGIHNVLVGAAIATIASYHAFRSDEQRSPSVVIAAVLAVLGLWMIASPFVFGVSRDLIIWLNVATGVLVTALSIAGVYGTLQTSTAARANA from the coding sequence ATGACGGAGCGACACTCCGCCACCGAGGCACCGACGCTGGTCGTGCGAACGGCAGGGGTGACGGCGGTGATCGGCGTTTTCATCCTCTTTTCGTCGGTCGTGTTCACCATGTCCGGCCTGATCGGAATCCACAACGTCCTCGTCGGCGCCGCGATCGCGACGATCGCGTCGTACCACGCCTTCCGGTCCGACGAGCAGCGGTCGCCGAGCGTCGTCATCGCGGCGGTCCTCGCCGTGCTCGGACTGTGGATGATCGCCTCGCCGTTCGTGTTCGGCGTCTCGAGAGACCTCATCATCTGGCTCAACGTGGCGACCGGCGTGCTCGTCACGGCGCTGTCGATCGCGGGCGTCTACGGTACGTTACAAACCTCGACGGCGGCGCGAGCGAACGCGTGA
- a CDS encoding sensor histidine kinase: MDELLEETVDRVGAEYPDAELTLESDADRPVVVADEALRSVFENLLRNAVQHNDQRTPRVAVAIETNPETVVVRVSDNGPGLPDPKRSGIGEPGVKGTESSGSGLGLYLVETLVDRYGGDVRAEANDPRGTVFVVELDRRIDVDGTEDLIVGENAP, from the coding sequence GTGGACGAACTGCTCGAAGAGACGGTCGATCGGGTCGGAGCCGAGTATCCGGACGCGGAGTTGACGCTCGAATCGGACGCGGATCGACCGGTCGTCGTCGCGGACGAAGCGCTCCGTTCCGTGTTCGAGAACCTCCTTCGAAACGCCGTCCAGCACAACGACCAGCGGACGCCGCGAGTGGCGGTGGCGATCGAGACGAATCCCGAGACGGTGGTGGTGCGAGTGTCCGACAACGGGCCGGGTCTGCCCGATCCGAAGCGATCCGGGATCGGAGAGCCCGGTGTGAAAGGTACCGAATCGTCGGGGTCCGGCCTCGGGCTCTATCTGGTCGAAACGCTCGTGGATCGCTACGGCGGCGACGTTCGGGCCGAAGCGAACGACCCCCGTGGGACGGTGTTCGTCGTCGAACTCGATCGGCGCATCGACGTTGACGGCACCGAGGACCTGATCGTCGGCGAAAACGCCCCATGA